Proteins encoded by one window of Paenibacillus sp. DCT19:
- a CDS encoding phytoene/squalene synthase family protein, with amino-acid sequence MNEAILSRCEELMKKGSTSFYQAFKGLPSPRREAVYVIYAFCRMIDDSVDEPEQSAYTIHEIRDLFTQLDEAEGHFIWPALRWLFASFPHLDKGPFFRQMEGQLTDLEVTHYTTMKELEHYCYLVAGTVGEMLLPVLRDDNGAEVAVNGIALGKGMQIVNIIRDVGEDRARARRYVPLEVMEKHGYTELDWQNGVIDERWIAIVHELKVAALDWFRVGMDRLDTYPEDSAFAIELAAAFYSTILHAVERNEYDVYSKRAYVTDELKLEMLGAIVKRYPMLAFQASRTAVS; translated from the coding sequence ATGAACGAAGCAATTTTGAGCAGGTGCGAAGAGTTGATGAAGAAAGGTTCGACTTCTTTTTATCAAGCCTTTAAAGGCCTTCCCAGTCCACGTCGTGAAGCAGTGTATGTCATTTATGCATTCTGTCGCATGATTGATGATAGCGTGGATGAGCCGGAACAATCGGCATATACCATCCATGAGATTCGTGATTTGTTTACACAACTGGACGAAGCCGAAGGACATTTCATATGGCCAGCGCTGAGATGGTTATTTGCAAGCTTTCCACATCTGGATAAAGGACCGTTTTTCCGTCAAATGGAAGGGCAGCTCACGGATCTGGAAGTGACGCATTACACCACGATGAAGGAATTGGAGCATTATTGTTATCTGGTTGCTGGAACGGTAGGCGAGATGTTACTGCCTGTACTGCGTGATGATAATGGTGCAGAAGTGGCTGTCAACGGCATTGCTCTGGGCAAAGGCATGCAGATTGTGAATATTATTCGCGATGTGGGCGAAGATCGGGCAAGAGCACGGCGTTATGTACCGCTCGAAGTAATGGAGAAGCATGGATATACGGAGCTTGATTGGCAAAATGGAGTCATTGACGAACGCTGGATCGCGATCGTTCATGAATTGAAGGTCGCTGCACTGGACTGGTTCCGTGTAGGAATGGATCGTCTGGATACCTATCCGGAGGATAGTGCATTTGCGATTGAACTGGCTGCTGCATTTTATTCAACGATCTTACATGCGGTGGAGCGCAATGAATATGATGTATATTCCAAGCGTGCTTATGTTACCGATGAACTGAAACTGGAGATGCTGGGTGCGATTGTGAAGCGTTATCCAATGCTGGCATTTCAGGCTTCCCGAACGGCGGTTTCCTAA
- a CDS encoding MerR family transcriptional regulator has translation MYSIKQVAAMLDIPTVTLRAWENRYSAVTPERTESGYRLYTDENVEDLRWLKQQVEQHQTNISEAVRMLKANKAKPVEPFIPTPVTTPVPTMEESYQRIADQIYDSLYQFQGERANGLIDFGFTMYGYDSMFYHVLVPILVRVGDAWEQGRASVAQEHFMTQLISQRFYQFFHLFPIYPHLPKVLALCPEGEHHQVGLLLFSLFMRKNGAEVLYLGANTPEEGIFPIIREQKIKLVCLSITSPGLMERCDQLVNRIKGEFPHMRFVLGGKGYERAEHAAYPDWIMPEHSSEWQGWLEREYLVDMPPGSQY, from the coding sequence GTGTATTCCATCAAACAGGTCGCTGCCATGCTGGACATTCCAACGGTAACGCTCCGAGCTTGGGAAAATCGTTACAGCGCGGTCACTCCTGAGCGAACGGAATCGGGTTATCGGTTGTATACAGATGAAAATGTTGAAGATCTGCGCTGGTTGAAACAGCAGGTTGAGCAACATCAGACCAATATTTCAGAAGCGGTGCGAATGTTAAAGGCGAACAAAGCCAAGCCAGTCGAACCGTTCATTCCCACCCCGGTTACGACTCCTGTTCCCACCATGGAAGAATCGTACCAACGGATTGCGGATCAAATTTACGACTCCCTATATCAGTTCCAGGGGGAACGAGCCAATGGTCTGATTGATTTTGGCTTTACGATGTATGGATATGACTCCATGTTCTATCATGTACTTGTGCCCATTCTGGTACGGGTTGGTGATGCTTGGGAGCAGGGTAGGGCGTCTGTGGCGCAGGAGCATTTCATGACCCAGCTGATCTCACAGCGGTTTTATCAGTTTTTCCATCTGTTCCCGATCTATCCGCACTTACCCAAAGTCCTGGCGTTGTGTCCGGAAGGGGAGCATCATCAGGTGGGGTTACTGCTGTTTTCCCTGTTTATGCGTAAAAATGGAGCTGAGGTACTGTACCTCGGAGCCAACACGCCTGAAGAGGGCATCTTTCCGATCATTCGTGAGCAGAAGATCAAGCTGGTCTGTCTCTCCATTACGAGCCCGGGTTTGATGGAGCGCTGTGACCAATTGGTGAATCGAATCAAGGGTGAATTTCCACATATGCGTTTTGTCCTTGGAGGAAAAGGATATGAGCGTGCAGAGCATGCAGCTTATCCAGACTGGATTATGCCGGAGCATTCGTCCGAATGGCAAGGTTGGTTAGAGCGGGAGTACTTGGTTGATATGCCACCAGGGTCACAGTACTAA
- a CDS encoding multidrug efflux SMR transporter → MAWLAIVGAGICEIFGVIGINGASSKKGWPYIVLMLVSFVFSFSLLSYAMTSIPMGTAYAVWTGIGTVGSTLTGMFLFGERKEAKRLLFIAMILVAAVGLKLIT, encoded by the coding sequence ATGGCATGGTTAGCAATTGTCGGTGCAGGCATCTGTGAAATTTTTGGCGTTATCGGTATTAATGGTGCTTCCTCCAAAAAAGGCTGGCCTTATATCGTGCTGATGCTGGTTTCATTTGTATTCAGCTTCTCTCTTCTGTCCTACGCAATGACCTCTATTCCTATGGGCACAGCCTACGCTGTGTGGACAGGAATCGGTACAGTTGGCAGCACGCTGACAGGTATGTTCCTGTTCGGTGAACGCAAAGAAGCGAAGCGGCTCCTGTTTATTGCAATGATTCTGGTTGCAGCCGTTGGTTTGAAATTAATTACGTAA
- a CDS encoding TetR/AcrR family transcriptional regulator: MNPIHEMNEKKKLIITTALKLFSAKGSAATSMQEIAELCGMSKGSLYLMFKSKEELESSTLEYCMFTLIDEMTQIEQEAGLTSRERLHKQIETLLIHVSELREFLRVQLRSMMMDDEQKHHDQCNPQHRELEVRILHWFKDKLEAMYGPEIEPYTIDLMLLTQGLFLSYVKIWFTEMPSLTVAKMASNLLRTMDYAAQGLLQNKPAPLIMLDHWPAWTREFNADSTVMRHPVHIIKQMQDIITSDLQPGQLRTDALETIAILKREMMEFTPRRAIILGMMHNLNHIPAIQPLHSELQHIMDAMYSRFIQADSSNQ, encoded by the coding sequence ATGAACCCTATCCATGAAATGAATGAAAAGAAAAAGCTCATTATTACCACAGCTCTTAAACTATTTTCAGCCAAAGGCAGTGCCGCAACGTCTATGCAGGAGATTGCTGAACTGTGCGGAATGTCGAAGGGCAGTCTCTACCTCATGTTCAAATCCAAGGAGGAATTAGAGTCCAGCACATTGGAATACTGCATGTTCACTCTCATTGATGAAATGACTCAGATTGAACAAGAAGCTGGCCTCACATCAAGAGAACGTCTGCACAAGCAGATCGAAACACTTCTCATCCATGTATCTGAGCTGAGGGAATTTTTGCGTGTACAGCTACGCAGCATGATGATGGACGATGAACAGAAGCACCATGACCAATGCAACCCGCAGCATAGAGAACTGGAGGTTCGCATCTTACATTGGTTCAAGGATAAGCTTGAGGCCATGTATGGACCCGAGATTGAACCTTATACCATTGATTTGATGCTGCTTACGCAAGGTCTGTTTCTCTCCTACGTCAAAATATGGTTCACCGAAATGCCGTCCCTCACCGTTGCCAAAATGGCTTCCAACTTGCTGCGAACGATGGATTACGCAGCACAAGGACTGTTGCAGAACAAGCCTGCGCCCTTAATTATGTTAGACCACTGGCCAGCATGGACGCGTGAATTCAATGCAGATTCTACCGTCATGCGGCATCCGGTTCACATTATCAAACAGATGCAGGATATCATCACTTCTGATCTGCAACCAGGACAATTACGAACCGATGCGCTGGAGACCATCGCCATTCTAAAACGAGAGATGATGGAATTCACGCCAAGGCGCGCGATTATCCTGGGTATGATGCACAATCTGAATCACATTCCTGCCATTCAGCCATTGCACTCCGAGCTTCAGCATATTATGGATGCCATGTATAGCCGGTTTATCCAAGCTGACTCGTCAAACCAATAA
- a CDS encoding NAD(P)/FAD-dependent oxidoreductase: MKRAAIIGAGIGGLTSALLLNRQGWDVTVYERGSRVGGRIGFEQEGEYRIDQGPTIVLLPEMLLGILEEAGVDRSKVELLRCDPLYRVHYSSGRVMTKMTSRSLQAEEIERLFPGESKGFNRFMSDMDTLFPAGRAAFLERDFPRKRDFFTPSLMSLMGRLRAHKSVRKAVGDYFEHEELLDAYSLQSLYIGGSPFGTPGIYSLLPYAEHEYGIWMVKGGYAALPGILEKELIARGGRVVLNTEVTGLQINQGKCEGIETANGFEPMDAVIYNGDFPHLSGLLGEIPEAPRKRKPYRPSSGCVLIYLGVDKKWEDATTHQFFLPPSLDGSLREVFDRRRIPDKSSFYVFNPAALDETAAPPGQSVLYFLIPVPDAEGVDWSQQGELLVERVLEEAEQRGFPGLRAAIQWKKIRTPADAERDGLYGGGSFGIAPVLFQSGVYRPQPKPFPAIKGLYAAGASVHPGGGVPIVMQGARMAVNQLMKEMGT; this comes from the coding sequence ATGAAACGAGCGGCGATTATAGGTGCAGGCATTGGAGGATTGACGTCAGCGTTATTGCTGAATCGCCAAGGTTGGGATGTTACGGTATATGAGCGAGGTTCACGTGTTGGTGGACGTATAGGATTCGAGCAAGAGGGAGAATACCGGATCGATCAAGGACCAACGATTGTACTTTTACCAGAGATGTTATTAGGCATTTTGGAAGAAGCAGGTGTAGACCGTTCCAAAGTGGAGTTGTTACGCTGTGACCCCCTGTACAGGGTTCATTACAGCAGTGGTCGAGTCATGACCAAAATGACCAGCCGTTCACTTCAGGCAGAAGAGATTGAGCGTCTGTTCCCCGGCGAGAGTAAAGGATTTAACCGATTTATGTCGGATATGGACACCCTGTTTCCAGCAGGACGTGCAGCGTTTCTAGAGCGGGATTTTCCTCGGAAAAGGGATTTCTTCACCCCGTCCCTGATGTCGCTCATGGGCAGACTGCGTGCACACAAAAGTGTGCGGAAGGCTGTAGGCGATTATTTTGAGCACGAGGAATTACTCGATGCCTATTCGCTACAAAGCTTGTATATCGGTGGATCACCGTTCGGTACCCCTGGAATCTATTCGTTGTTGCCTTATGCGGAACATGAATATGGAATATGGATGGTCAAAGGTGGTTATGCGGCACTACCGGGTATATTGGAAAAGGAACTGATTGCGCGCGGTGGACGCGTTGTATTGAATACCGAAGTGACTGGACTCCAGATTAACCAAGGAAAATGTGAAGGCATTGAGACTGCAAACGGCTTCGAGCCTATGGACGCTGTAATCTATAATGGCGATTTTCCTCACTTATCGGGTTTACTTGGAGAGATCCCTGAAGCACCACGAAAACGCAAGCCGTATCGTCCTTCTTCTGGATGTGTGTTAATCTATCTAGGAGTAGACAAAAAATGGGAGGATGCTACGACACATCAATTTTTCTTACCTCCAAGCCTTGATGGGAGTTTACGTGAAGTGTTCGACCGACGCCGAATTCCAGATAAGTCCTCATTCTACGTGTTTAACCCGGCTGCGTTAGATGAGACGGCTGCACCTCCAGGTCAGAGCGTATTGTATTTCCTCATTCCAGTACCGGATGCAGAAGGCGTGGACTGGTCACAGCAAGGTGAGCTGCTCGTAGAGCGTGTGCTTGAAGAAGCAGAACAACGTGGGTTCCCGGGACTGCGTGCTGCGATCCAATGGAAAAAAATAAGAACGCCAGCAGATGCAGAGCGCGATGGACTATATGGCGGTGGAAGCTTCGGTATTGCGCCGGTTCTGTTTCAATCCGGGGTATATCGACCACAACCTAAGCCGTTTCCTGCAATTAAGGGGCTATATGCTGCGGGAGCATCCGTACATCCAGGTGGCGGAGTGCCAATCGTGATGCAGGGTGCGCGTATGGCTGTAAATCAACTCATGAAGGAGATGGGAACATGA
- a CDS encoding carotenoid biosynthesis protein, with translation MIQGLYWVWYTIGAVLMLTIGVPDVLSFSNGLFLIFYALYVLDLIYKGRYRTGMSDRSVIWKEPSLWLASFIIWLGGMGIEWLGVHTQWPFGEYAYSDYFGIHLFSVPVTLGFAWIAVVGNSAILSGGGSTWSGKLIRAVKTGFWAIVLDLVLDPVAHARGFWHWGAGGGFYGVPWSNYVSWFIMGAFLSLFLPAMPGDRSTLLRAKWLYQLFILLFGVLALKEGITGSFVIALAGVLLAEGSWLYDSRRKVQIV, from the coding sequence ATGATTCAAGGTTTATATTGGGTATGGTATACGATCGGCGCCGTACTGATGCTTACGATTGGTGTGCCGGATGTCTTATCCTTTTCTAATGGGCTTTTCTTAATCTTCTATGCGCTATATGTGCTAGACCTAATCTACAAGGGACGGTACCGAACTGGAATGTCCGACCGGTCAGTCATTTGGAAAGAACCCAGTCTCTGGCTGGCTTCATTCATCATATGGCTTGGCGGAATGGGCATTGAATGGCTGGGCGTTCACACCCAATGGCCGTTCGGTGAGTATGCGTATTCGGACTACTTCGGCATCCACCTATTCAGCGTACCTGTGACCTTAGGTTTCGCTTGGATTGCTGTTGTTGGCAACTCGGCGATCCTGAGTGGTGGTGGTTCAACGTGGTCTGGCAAGCTCATTCGTGCAGTCAAAACCGGATTCTGGGCGATTGTGCTGGATTTGGTGCTAGACCCGGTAGCTCATGCTCGCGGATTCTGGCATTGGGGAGCTGGGGGTGGATTCTACGGCGTTCCGTGGAGTAACTACGTAAGCTGGTTCATTATGGGGGCTTTTCTTTCGTTATTCCTGCCGGCTATGCCTGGAGATCGAAGTACACTGCTACGTGCCAAATGGTTATATCAATTGTTCATCCTTCTGTTCGGTGTGCTTGCACTGAAGGAAGGCATTACAGGTAGCTTCGTGATTGCACTTGCTGGCGTGCTTCTGGCAGAAGGGAGCTGGCTGTATGATTCGCGCCGCAAAGTCCAAATCGTTTAA
- a CDS encoding multidrug efflux SMR transporter, which yields MNRNWLYVFIGGIIEIVWVSGLKHASNVLEWSLTAIAIVISFGLIIAASKRLPVGTVYAVFTGIGTAGTVLTEMVLFGEEFRLAKILLIGLLLCGVIGLKLVTDQQQSTKEGAA from the coding sequence ATGAACCGCAACTGGTTATATGTTTTTATCGGAGGAATTATAGAAATTGTATGGGTGAGTGGGCTAAAGCACGCTTCCAATGTCTTGGAGTGGTCTTTGACAGCGATCGCCATCGTGATTAGTTTCGGATTAATCATTGCCGCTTCCAAAAGACTGCCTGTCGGTACCGTATACGCCGTCTTCACGGGAATAGGTACAGCGGGTACCGTCCTGACGGAAATGGTATTGTTCGGCGAGGAATTCCGCCTCGCTAAAATATTGTTGATTGGCTTACTGCTCTGCGGTGTCATTGGACTGAAGCTTGTCACAGACCAGCAGCAATCAACGAAAGAAGGTGCGGCATAA
- a CDS encoding TetR/AcrR family transcriptional regulator yields MTAHSIRDAALFHFARDGYEGASLRAIADEVGIKKPSIYAHFSNKDDLFLHTLAFAFQEVRRHTLEYFRDHADIPLEQRLKGLLFWFEEEYHAHASARFMLRNCYYPPLNLYSEVMDLVYPFLDGMERILIRLFERAIRHGELPSVPAEQAAIAFMTFLDGITVEIIYGSSRRYKRRLEASWPVFWHGIHHMNEEARAIVLEGDSPS; encoded by the coding sequence ATGACTGCACATTCGATTCGGGATGCCGCGCTTTTTCATTTTGCTAGAGATGGATATGAGGGAGCCTCACTGAGAGCCATCGCAGATGAAGTCGGGATTAAGAAACCGTCGATATATGCACATTTCAGCAACAAGGATGACTTATTCTTGCACACTCTGGCCTTCGCATTTCAGGAGGTACGGCGGCACACACTCGAATACTTCCGTGACCATGCGGATATACCGCTGGAGCAACGGCTGAAGGGTTTACTATTCTGGTTTGAGGAAGAGTACCACGCCCATGCATCAGCACGTTTTATGCTGCGCAATTGTTATTATCCACCACTGAATCTATATAGCGAAGTGATGGATCTCGTGTATCCGTTTCTAGACGGCATGGAACGCATATTGATCCGGCTATTCGAGCGTGCAATACGTCACGGAGAACTACCGTCTGTTCCAGCAGAACAAGCAGCTATTGCGTTTATGACGTTCCTGGACGGCATTACGGTGGAGATTATTTATGGAAGCTCACGTCGATACAAACGACGCCTTGAAGCGTCCTGGCCTGTCTTTTGGCATGGCATACATCATATGAACGAAGAAGCACGAGCTATCGTGCTGGAAGGAGATTCACCATCATGA
- a CDS encoding phospholipase D family protein yields MLYQTYKPLPPGISYESPEYRTDQVQFLHDLTYPSEDGLMEHEQQIYQRMLQVVEDAEQFVLVDMFLFNDYQHEGQRFPPISAEFTDAMIAKKNQYPDMDIWFITDEVNTNYNSAPNPLLQQMKQAGIHVVITNVDPLRDSTPVYSAVWRTFFQWFGQSGKGWIPNLMASDGPDVTLRSYLKLLNVKANHRKVVVSEKTAIVSSGNIHDASAYHSNIAFEVSGPIIEDILRSEQAVLDISGGGTVPAYSPSANDSSVDSSNNSNEGDLRIRYLTEGKVNDATLHEINAAEKGDVLWMGMFYIASPKVIDALLAAAERGTEIRLVLDPNENAFGQEKIGIPNRPVAAELHGKSDGKIQIRWYNTTKEQYHTKMMYIAKASGDHIVIGGSTNFTPRNMNDYNLENDLWVAAPADNEFTQNIANYFDRIWNNDDAEFTLNLDEFQEKTTFLKGILYKLQLILGFTTF; encoded by the coding sequence ATGCTCTATCAGACGTATAAACCGTTACCACCAGGCATTTCCTATGAAAGTCCTGAGTATCGCACGGATCAAGTACAGTTTCTTCATGATCTGACGTACCCTTCCGAAGATGGACTGATGGAGCATGAGCAGCAGATTTACCAACGTATGCTTCAGGTGGTTGAAGATGCTGAACAATTCGTGCTCGTGGATATGTTCTTATTTAATGATTATCAGCACGAAGGGCAACGCTTCCCGCCAATCAGTGCCGAATTCACAGATGCGATGATAGCCAAAAAAAATCAATATCCGGATATGGACATCTGGTTTATTACCGACGAAGTCAATACGAACTATAATTCAGCACCGAATCCGCTGTTGCAACAAATGAAACAAGCGGGAATTCACGTGGTCATCACTAATGTTGATCCACTCCGCGACTCAACGCCGGTATACTCGGCAGTGTGGCGCACCTTCTTCCAATGGTTTGGACAGTCCGGTAAAGGCTGGATTCCCAACCTGATGGCAAGCGACGGCCCAGATGTTACCTTGCGGTCTTACTTAAAATTATTAAATGTAAAAGCCAATCATCGCAAAGTGGTCGTCAGTGAGAAGACAGCGATTGTTTCCTCTGGCAATATCCATGACGCGAGTGCCTATCACTCCAACATTGCCTTTGAAGTCTCTGGCCCAATAATTGAGGATATCCTTCGCTCAGAACAGGCGGTGTTAGACATTTCCGGTGGTGGCACTGTACCAGCATATTCTCCCTCTGCCAACGATTCGTCCGTGGATTCGAGCAATAACTCGAACGAGGGTGACCTGCGTATCCGCTACTTAACCGAAGGCAAAGTAAATGATGCAACCTTGCATGAGATTAACGCAGCCGAAAAGGGTGACGTGTTATGGATGGGCATGTTTTACATCGCTTCACCTAAAGTGATTGATGCGCTTCTCGCAGCGGCAGAGCGCGGAACAGAGATTCGACTTGTACTCGATCCAAACGAGAATGCGTTTGGTCAGGAGAAAATCGGCATTCCGAATCGACCAGTAGCCGCTGAGCTACATGGCAAGTCAGACGGCAAAATCCAGATTCGTTGGTATAACACAACCAAGGAACAGTACCATACCAAGATGATGTACATCGCCAAAGCAAGCGGGGATCACATCGTGATTGGCGGGTCGACCAATTTTACACCGCGGAATATGAATGATTACAATTTGGAAAACGACCTTTGGGTAGCTGCCCCTGCGGATAACGAATTCACTCAAAATATTGCGAATTATTTTGACCGTATATGGAATAATGATGATGCCGAATTCACATTAAATCTCGATGAGTTCCAGGAGAAAACAACGTTCTTGAAAGGAATATTGTATAAGCTTCAGCTCATATTGGGCTTTACGACCTTCTGA
- a CDS encoding glycosyltransferase family 2 protein: protein MNASEIGWIVLTGVLGVQLLFAIWNLSCLPKVRALDAQRILRSRSDDELLVSVLIPARNETLHIQGCLESVLASDTSGFRMEVLVLDDRSEDDTAEIIQRIVSQDSRVRLLQGVDLPPGWMGKSHACHRLVQEAAGQWYMFVDADVRLKPTAIRQTLAAGVEQGGGLVTGFPYQVTKTWMEKLVVPMMVFTIISHLPIFMIRRSSSPLFVAATGAFLLIHRSSYEASGGHAAIQAHLVDDMSLAKAVKRAGHPVTLADVHDVTTTRMYQNGTEVWNGYKKNMYEGLGRKDALLLGTLLMYTLMYLVPPLGLIFGVFTGDMTALTYGLVGTVLGMAVKRVADYAGGQPWWLALLQPISMACVIAIGIASWRAGRSGKGYVWKGRRYN, encoded by the coding sequence ATGAATGCATCTGAAATAGGTTGGATCGTTCTTACTGGTGTATTAGGTGTTCAATTGCTGTTTGCGATATGGAATCTATCCTGCTTGCCTAAAGTCCGTGCATTGGATGCCCAGCGTATACTACGTTCTCGCTCAGACGATGAACTTCTCGTCTCTGTGCTGATTCCTGCACGCAATGAAACACTACATATTCAAGGTTGTCTGGAAAGTGTGCTTGCAAGTGATACGTCTGGTTTCCGCATGGAAGTGTTGGTTCTGGATGATCGTTCTGAGGATGATACAGCTGAGATCATTCAACGTATAGTGAGTCAGGATTCACGTGTACGTCTATTACAGGGCGTTGATCTGCCTCCAGGGTGGATGGGGAAATCTCATGCCTGTCACCGGCTAGTGCAAGAGGCGGCGGGGCAGTGGTATATGTTTGTCGATGCGGATGTAAGACTTAAGCCTACAGCCATTCGGCAAACCCTTGCCGCAGGCGTAGAGCAAGGTGGAGGCTTAGTAACAGGTTTCCCTTATCAGGTCACGAAGACATGGATGGAGAAGCTTGTCGTACCTATGATGGTGTTCACCATCATTAGTCATCTGCCTATTTTTATGATACGCAGGTCGTCCAGCCCACTCTTCGTTGCTGCTACAGGAGCCTTCCTGCTGATCCATCGTTCCAGCTATGAAGCATCCGGAGGACATGCTGCCATTCAAGCGCATCTGGTAGATGATATGAGCCTCGCCAAGGCGGTAAAACGTGCAGGTCATCCTGTTACGCTGGCTGATGTGCATGACGTGACGACAACCCGGATGTATCAGAATGGCACGGAAGTGTGGAATGGGTATAAGAAAAATATGTATGAAGGCTTAGGGCGCAAGGATGCGCTCCTGCTGGGTACGCTGTTGATGTATACGCTGATGTATCTTGTGCCGCCACTCGGGTTGATCTTCGGTGTGTTCACTGGTGATATGACCGCTCTTACGTATGGGCTCGTAGGAACCGTACTTGGCATGGCGGTAAAAAGAGTTGCGGACTATGCCGGGGGACAGCCTTGGTGGCTTGCACTCCTGCAACCGATTAGCATGGCCTGCGTTATAGCGATTGGCATTGCCTCGTGGCGGGCAGGACGATCCGGTA
- a CDS encoding lysophospholipid acyltransferase family protein has product MIRAAKSKSFNHVFSRYNHYYLLRRRFRSFTLSGSLDPHRIPGYEMKVEPKRPVIYFMNHSSWWDGLLLYHATQQTSVGDHYVMMEEQQLQRFAFFRKLGAYSINRESASAIRESLQYTSELLNAGKRVWIFPQGEILHQDVRPIQFRPGIGLLLRRSPEAIAVPVTLCHGMVQHDLPEISMRAGLPILENWHAWKSEEIAAKLRLVLEQQLDDHKAELMNSAQGQLQDATPLIRHRSSTSEKYDAAQKQVNRKR; this is encoded by the coding sequence ATGATTCGCGCCGCAAAGTCCAAATCGTTTAACCACGTGTTCTCACGGTATAACCACTATTATTTGCTGCGTCGGCGTTTTCGTTCGTTTACACTCTCAGGCTCGCTCGATCCGCACCGGATTCCCGGCTATGAGATGAAGGTCGAGCCGAAGAGACCCGTGATCTATTTCATGAATCACAGTTCCTGGTGGGATGGTCTGTTGCTCTATCATGCAACGCAGCAGACCTCGGTAGGAGATCATTACGTGATGATGGAGGAACAGCAGCTACAGCGGTTTGCTTTTTTTCGTAAGTTAGGGGCTTATTCGATCAACAGGGAGAGTGCGTCGGCGATCCGCGAGTCTCTGCAATACACGTCAGAACTGCTGAACGCAGGCAAAAGGGTATGGATCTTTCCGCAAGGCGAGATTCTGCATCAAGATGTAAGACCGATCCAATTCCGTCCGGGAATCGGGCTGCTGCTTCGGCGCTCGCCAGAGGCGATTGCTGTACCCGTGACCCTGTGTCATGGCATGGTGCAGCATGATTTACCCGAAATCTCTATGCGTGCAGGTCTGCCGATCCTGGAAAACTGGCATGCTTGGAAGAGTGAAGAGATTGCCGCCAAACTTCGATTGGTGTTAGAACAGCAGCTAGATGATCACAAGGCAGAACTGATGAATAGCGCACAAGGCCAGTTGCAAGACGCGACTCCGTTGATTCGTCATCGTTCTTCCACGAGTGAAAAATACGATGCCGCACAGAAGCAGGTGAACCGTAAGCGATGA